A stretch of Dryobates pubescens isolate bDryPub1 chromosome 24, bDryPub1.pri, whole genome shotgun sequence DNA encodes these proteins:
- the USP53 gene encoding inactive ubiquitin carboxyl-terminal hydrolase 53, translating into MAWVKFLRKPGGNLGKVYQPGSILSLAPTKGLLNEPGQNSCFLNSAVQVLWQLDIFRRSLRGLTGHVCQGDACIFCALKAIFSQFQHSREKALPSDNMRHALAESFKDEQRFQLGFMDDAAECFENILERIHFHLVPNSETDMCTSKSCISHQKFAMTLYEQCVCRSCGASSDPLPFTEFVRYISTTALCNEVERMMERHERLKPEMFAELLQAANTADDYRKCPSNCGQKIKIRRVLMNCPEIVTIGLVWDSEHSDLTEEVMRNLATQLYLPGLFYRVTDENAKNSELFLVGMICYTSRHYCAFAFHTKSCKWVLFDDANVKEIGTKWKDVVSRCIRCHFQPLLLFYANPDGTAVSPEDAPKQIIHWSQCKAAGGNGEDLGFEKPAVLKSDHMKENGIGDSTNQRSNKKLQPDNSAFSRSHIQASGGRGPAKLCYSDQKDRLKDLSRECAQKAADMKSFSSLRKDADRGPRKESGRQRDLVGEDRSSVKSGSPPVGNGFRHCADQRIYSSQGKGSYKHDSAPHQAKLSAQGLGSHKPEAFPAGEKPVIRTRTDGVTGYETDASQDSRDKGSTSSRSRSKGWKPMRETLNVDSIFSETEKKQHSPKHKANPSSKSKHEKERSFNHWPKENYIQKGLMTIYEDETKQDTGSRSSLDSEGKGNAEKSKGFTERKVHGDNWQIQRTESGYESSDHISNGSANPDSPVIEGIIPADVKNIKESASCSEQSLSTKKADGVLHSVSQQNRNFYDLRKDLISSEVNYRPHVNFPAELHVQVPSPPVKRVEMPDTSRKLFPSSALQPVLKEIIKSESRSKVNEENSSEWLNPDKSEKMNMSVYSTDGVSQPYADILCGRKPINSDPHSSSQPQPHHARTFGPKMGLPPCVPQNLSERPVVLPPPGEHAGHPPQRVDALWVPEAVYQNLPPPLPPKKYALNTFPGSENNSAADVKSTEVLHNNPLRQTGAPLKSASEAGIFTNEQRLKEPLQGNELFVHKPDSPPRLPVNDFWTVSENFLKKGPRHMGPSPGCVDGNDSVALTTYFSVDSCMTDTYRMKYHQKPKLYFTDSGNFHKEKHPPSAGELTATYHAPEPRHPVPEQRYKANIEGIHCSR; encoded by the exons GTGTTATGGCAACTTGACATATTTCGCCGAAGTTTAAGAGGTTTAACTGGACATGTGTGTCAGGGAGATGCCTGCATATTTTGTGCTTTAAAG GCAATATTTTCCCAATTCCAACACAGTCGAGAGAAAGCACTCCCGTCAGATAATATGAGACATGCCCTGGCAGAAAGTTTTAAGGATGAACAGCGTTTCCAGCTTGGATTCATGGATGATGCAGCAGAATGCTTT GAAAATATCCTTGAGAGGATTCATTTTCACTTAGTGCCAAACAGTGAAACAGATATGTGCACTTCAAAATCCTGTATTTCTCACCAGAAGTTTGCTATGACATTGTACGAACAG tGTGTATGTCGCAGCTGTGGAGCATCATCAGACCCGTTGCCTTTTACAGAATTTGTGCGTTACATTTCTACCACAGCCCTGTG TAATGAAGTAGAAAGAATGATGGAGAGGCATGAACGTCTCAAGCCAGAAATGTTTGCAGAattgctgcaggcagcaaatACTGCTGATGACTACAGAAAGTGTCCT aGTAACTGTggtcaaaaaataaaaatccgtCGTGTTCTTATGAATTGTCCTGAGATAGTCACAATTGGCTTGGTCTGGGATTCAGAGCATTCTGACCTGACAGAAGAGGTCATGCGGAATCTGGCAACACAGCTTTATCTTCCTGGG ctgtttTATAGGGTTACAGATGAAAATGCCAAAAATAGTGAACTTTTTCTTGTGGGAATGATTTGCTACACAAGCCGACATTACTGTGCCTTTGCCTTTCACACCAAGAGTTGCAAATGGGTGCTGTTTGATGATGCTAATGTAAAAGAG ATTGGAACAAAATGGAAAGATGTAGTCTCAAGGTGCATTCGGTGTCACTTTCAGCCATTGTTGCTCTTTTATGCTAACCCAGATGGCACAGCTGTATCTCCAGAAGATGCTCCAAAGCAGATTATTCACTGGTCTCAATgtaaagcagcaggaggaaatggGGAAGACTTGG GATTTGAAAAACCGGCTGTTCTGAAGTCAGACCACATGAAAGAGAATGGAATTGGAGACTCCACTAATCAAAGGAGTAATAAAAAACTTCAGCCAGATAATTCAGCATTCAGTAGAAGCCACATTCAGGCTAGTGGTGGTAGAGGGCCAG CTAAGTTATGCTACAGCGATCAAAAGGACAGGCTAAAAGACCTATCCAGAGAGTGTGCTCAGAAAGCTGCTGATATGAAAAGCTTCTCGTCTTTGCGAAAAGATGCAGACAGAGGACCAAGAAAAGAGTCTGGGAGACAAAGAG ATTTGGTTGGGGAAGATCGTTCCAGTGTCAAGTCAGGGTCTCCTCCAGTTGGAAACGGATTTAGACACTGTGCTGATCAACGCATATACAGCAGCCAGGGGAAAGGCTCCTATAAGCACGACAGTGCCCCTCACCAGGCAAAGCTTTCTGCACAGGGGCTTGGATCACACAAACCAGAAGCTTTTCCTGCTGGGGAGAAACCAGTGATCAGGACTCGGACTGATGGTGTCACTGGCTATGAAACAGATGCCAGTCAAGACTCAAGGGACAAAGGAAgtaccagcagcagaagcagaagtaaAGGTTGGAAACCAATGCGAGAGACACTAAATGTAGACAGCATTTTCAGTGAGACTGAGAAAAAACAGCATAGCCCAAAGCACAAGGCAAATCCCAGCAGTAAATCTAAGCATGAAAAGGAGCGAAGTTTTAATCATTGGCCAAAGGAGAACTATATTCAGAAAGGTTTAATGACTATATATGAAGATGAAACTAAGCAGGATACAGGAAGTCGAAGCTCACTGGATTCAGAGGGCAAAGGGAATGCTGAAAAAAGCAAAGGATTTACAGAGAGGAAAGTTCATGGCGATAACTGGCAAATTCAGAGGACAGAATCTGGGTATGAAAGCAGTGACCATATCAGCAATGGATCTGCAAATCCAGACTCGCCTGTTATTGAAGGAATCATTCCAGCAGATGTCAAGAACATTAAAGAAAGTGCTTCCTGCAG TGAACAGAGCTTGTCAACCAAAAAAGCTGACGGTGTGTTGCATTCAGTATCCCAGCAAAACAGAAACTTTTATG ACCTGAGGAAAGACCTGATCAGTTCAGAAGTTAACTACAGACCTCATGTTAATTTCCCAGCAGAATTACATGTGCAGGTGCCCAGTCCTCCAGTGAAAAG AGTTGAGATGCCTGACACCAGCAGGAAACTTTTCCCATCATCAGCTCTACAGCCAGTTCTTAAAGAGATTATTAAGTCAGAAAGTAGGAGTAAGGTAAATGAAGAGAATTCTTCAGAGTGGCTCAATCCAGACAAATCTGAGAAGATGAATATGTCAGTTTATAGCACTGATGGCGTTTCCCAGCCCTATGCAGATATTCTCTGTGGAAGGAAGCCAATCAACAGTGACCCTCACTCCTcttcccagccacagcctcatcaTGCAAGAACATTTGGTCCCAAGATGGGGTTACCACCATGTGTGCCACAGAACCTGTCAGAAAGGCCTGTGGTACTTCCCCCTCCTGGTGAGCATGCTGGGCACCCACCCCAAAGGGTGGATGCTCTTTGGGTGCCTGAAGCGGTGTACCAGAATCTTCCTCCCCCTTTACCACCGAAGAAATATGCCCTGAATACTTTCCCAGGATCAGAAAATAACTCGGCAGCTGATGTGAAATCGACAGAAGTGTTGCACAATAACCCGCTGAGGCAAACAGGGGCACCTCTGAAATCTGCATCAGAAGCAGGCATATTTACAAATGAACAAAGACTTAAAGAGCCATTGCAAGGGAATGAGCTGTTTGTTCACAAACCGGATTCTCCGCCTCGCTTACCAGTTAATGACTTTTGGACAGTGTCTGAAAACTTTCTAAAGAAAGGACCTCGGCATATGGGACCAAGTCCTGGCTGTGTGGATGGAAATGATAGTGTAGCCCTAACGACTTATTTTTCAGTAGATAGTTGTATGACTGACACGTACAGGATGAAATATCATCAGAAACccaagctgtattttacagatAGTGGAAACTTTCACAAGGAAAAGCATCCTCCATCAGCTGGAGAACTGACTGCAACATACCATGCTCCTGAGCCCAGGCATCCCGTGCCTGAGCAAAGGTACAAGGCAAACATTGAAGGCATCCACTGCAGTAGATGA
- the FABP2 gene encoding fatty acid-binding protein, intestinal, with amino-acid sequence MAFNGTWKVDRNENYEKMMEAMGVNIMKRKLGAHDNLKITIQQDGNKFIIKESSNFRTLDIEFTLGVDFEYTLADGTEVSGAWNMEGNKLVGSFTRKDNGKVLKVCREIVGDELVQTSVYEGVEAKRIFKRG; translated from the exons ATGGCATTTAATGGTACTTGGAAAGTAGACAGAAATGAAAATTATGAAAAGATGATGGAGGCCATGG GTGTTAACATAATGAAAAGAAAGTTAGGAGCCCATGATAATCTGAAGATTACTATTCAACAAGATGGAAACAAATTTATCATCAAAGAATCAAGCAACTTCCGTACTCTAGATATTGAATTTACTCTGGGAGTCGATTTTGAGTACACTCTGGCAGATGGGACTGAAGTTTCA GGTGCTTGGAACATGGAAGGAAACAAACTTGTAGGATCATTTACCAGGAAAGATAATGGAAAAGTGCTTAAAGTATGCAGAGAAATTGTAGGTGATGAACTTGTTCAG ACTTCAGTGTATGAAGGAGTTGAAGCCAAGAGAATCTTCAAAAGGGGCTGA